The Metamycoplasma phocicerebrale genome includes a region encoding these proteins:
- the arcA gene encoding arginine deiminase translates to MSVFDSKFKGIHVYSEIGELETVLVHEPGREIDYITPARLDELLFSAILESHDARKEHKSFVKQLKDNGINVVELTDLVSETYDLASQAEKEKLIEEFLEDSEPVLSKEHKVAVKKFLTSRKSTREMVEFMMAGITKYDLGIETDHELIVDPMPNLYFTRDPFASVGNGVTIHYMRYKVRQRETLFSRFVFSNHPKLVNTPWYYDPAMKMSIEGGDVFIYNNDTLVVGVSERTDLDTITLLAKNIKANKEVEFKRIVAINVPKWTNLMHLDTWLTMLDKDKFLYSPIANDVFKFWDYDLVNGGEEPQPKENGLPLEGLLQSIINKKPVLIPIAGNHASQIEIERETHFDGTNYLAIKPGVVIGYARNEKTNAALEAAGIKVLPFHGNQLSLGMGNARCMSMPLSRKDVKW, encoded by the coding sequence ATGAATTATTATTCTCAGCTATTCTAGAAAGCCATGATGCAAGAAAAGAACACAAATCATTTGTTAAACAATTAAAAGACAACGGAATTAATGTTGTTGAATTAACTGATTTAGTTTCAGAAACATATGATTTAGCTTCACAAGCTGAAAAAGAAAAATTAATAGAAGAATTTTTAGAAGATTCAGAACCTGTTTTATCAAAAGAACACAAAGTAGCTGTTAAGAAATTCTTAACATCAAGAAAATCAACAAGAGAAATGGTTGAATTTATGATGGCAGGTATCACAAAATATGATTTAGGTATTGAAACAGATCACGAATTAATCGTGGACCCAATGCCAAACCTATACTTCACACGTGACCCATTTGCATCAGTAGGTAACGGTGTTACAATTCACTACATGCGTTACAAAGTTAGACAACGTGAAACATTATTCTCAAGATTTGTATTCTCAAATCACCCTAAACTAGTTAACACCCCATGATACTATGACCCAGCAATGAAAATGTCAATCGAAGGTGGTGACGTATTTATTTACAACAATGATACACTAGTAGTTGGTGTTTCAGAAAGAACTGACTTAGACACAATTACTTTATTAGCTAAAAACATTAAGGCAAATAAAGAAGTTGAATTCAAACGTATTGTTGCAATTAATGTTCCTAAATGAACAAACTTAATGCACCTAGACACATGACTAACAATGTTGGATAAAGATAAATTCTTATATTCACCAATTGCTAACGATGTATTTAAATTCTGAGATTATGATTTAGTAAACGGTGGAGAAGAACCACAACCAAAAGAAAATGGTTTACCATTAGAAGGTTTATTACAATCAATTATTAACAAGAAACCTGTTTTAATTCCTATAGCAGGAAACCATGCTTCACAAATTGAAATCGAAAGAGAAACACACTTTGATGGAACAAACTACTTAGCTATTAAACCAGGAGTTGTTATTGGTTATGCACGTAATGAAAAAACAAATGCTGCTTTAGAAGCTGCAGGAATTAAAGTTCTTCCATTCCACGGTAACCAATTATCATTAGGTATGGGTAATGCTCGTTGTATGTCAATGCCTTTATCACGTAAAGATGTTAAGTGATAG